In Zea mays cultivar B73 chromosome 7, Zm-B73-REFERENCE-NAM-5.0, whole genome shotgun sequence, the following proteins share a genomic window:
- the LOC103632518 gene encoding brassinosteroid LRR receptor kinase BRL1 — protein sequence MAASTTSAAWFFVAVVLLVLLHATAAAIAGAEEAAALLAFRRASVADDPRGALSGWAQANATASAPCSWAGVSCAPQPDGRVVAVNLSGMALVGELRLDALLALPALQRLDLRGNAFYGNLSHAAESASPCALVEADLSSNAFNGTLPAAFLAPCAALQSLNLSRNALVGGGFPFPPSLWSLDLSRNHLADAGLLNYSFAGCHGLRYLNLSANQFVGRLPELAPCSVVSVLDVSWNHMSGALPAGLMSTAPSNLTSLSIAGNNFTGDVSAYEFGGCANLTVLDWSFNGLSSSKLPPSLANCGRLEVLDMSGNKVLGGPIPAFLTGFSSLKRLALAGNEFSGPIPDELSQLCGRIVELDLSGNRLVGGLPASFAKCRSLEVLDLGGNQLSGSFVDDVVSTISSLRVLRLSFNNITGQNPLPALAAGCPLLEVVDLGSNELVGEIMEDLCSSLPSLRKLFLPNNYLNGTVPKSLGNCANLESIDLSFNLLVGKIPEEIMVLPKLVDLVMWANGLSGEIPDMLCSNGTTLETLVISYNNFTGGIPASIFRCVNLIWVSLSGNRLTGSVPRGFSKLQKLAILQLNKNQLSGPVPAELGSCNNLIWLDLNSNSFTGTIPPELASQTGLIPGGIVSGKQFAFLRNEAGNICPGAGVLFEFFGIRPERLAAFPTVHLCPSTRIYTGTTVYSFDKNGSMIFLDISYNRLTGAIPAGLGNMMYLEVLNLGHNDLNGTIPYEFSGLKLVGALDLSNNHLTGGIPPGLGGLTFLADLDVSSNNLSGPIPSTGQLTTFPQSRYANNSGLCGIPLPPCGHDPGQGSVPSASSDGRRKVVGGSILVGIVLSMLTLLLLLVTTLCKLRKNQKTEEMRTGYIQSLPTSGTTSWKLSGVHEPLSINVATFEKPLKKLTFAHLLEATNGFSAETLIGSGGFGEVYKAKLKDGTVVAIKKLIHFTGQGDREFTAEMETIGKIKHRNLVPLLGYCKIGDERLLVYEYMKHGSLDVLLHDKAKTAGVKLDWAARKKIAIGAARGLAFLHHSCIPHIIHRDMKSSNVLLDSNLEARVSDFGMARLMNALDTHLSVSTLAGTPGYVPPEYYQSFRCTTKGDVYSYGVVLLELLSGKKPIDPTEFGDNNLVGWAKQMVKENRSGDIFDPTLTNTKSGEAELYQYLKIARDCLDDRPNQRPTMIQVMAMFKDLHLDPDSDFLDGFSINSSTIDESAEKPT from the coding sequence ATGGCCGCCTCCACGACGTCGGCTGCGTGGTTCTTTGTGGCTGTGGTGCTGCTGGTTCTGCTTCATGCGACGGCGGCCGCCATTGCTGGCGCAGAGGAGGCGGCGGCGCTGCTCGCCTTCAGGCGTGCGTCCGTGGCGGACGACCCGCGTGGCGCGCTCTCGGGCTGGGCGCAGGCCAACGCCACCGCGTCGGCACCGTGCTCGTGGGCCGGCGTCTCTTGCGCGCCGCAGCCTGACGGCCGCGTCGTGGCCGTGAACCTCAGCGGCATGGCGCTCGTCGGCGAGCTTCGTCTCGACGCGCTACTCGCGCTCCCGGCACTCCAGCGCCTCGACCTCCGCGGCAATGCCTTCTACGGCAACCTCTCGCACGCTGCGGAGTCGGCTTCGCCGTGCGCACTCGTGGAGGCGGACTTGTCGTCCAACGCTTTCAACGGGACGCTCCCCGCGGCGTTCCTGGCGCCGTGCGCCGCGCTGCAGTCCTTGAACCTGTCGCGCAACGCCCTAGTCGGCGGCGGCTTCCCGTTCCCGCCATCGCTGTGGTCGCTCGACCTGTCGCGCAACCACCTGGCGGACGCCGGCCTCCTCAACTACTCCTTCGCCGGCTGTCACGGCCTGCGGTACCTCAACCTCTCCGCCAACCAGTTCGTCGGCCGGCTGCCGGAGCTTGCGCCGTGCAGCGTGGTCTCCGTGCTGGACGTGTCGTGGAACCACATGTCCGGCGCGCTGCCCGCGGGGTTGATGTCCACGGCGCCGTCGAACCTGACGAGCCTCAGCATCGCCGGGAACAACTTCACCGGGGATGTCTCGGCGTACGAGTTCGGCGGCTGCGCCAACCTGACGGTGTTGGACTGGTCCTTCAACGGCCTGAGCAGCAGCAAGCTGCCGCCGAGCCTCGCCAACTGCGGCCGCCTTGAGGTGCTGGACATGTCCGGGAACAAGGTCCTCGGCGGCCCGATCCCGGCGTTCCTGACTGGCTTCTCCTCGCTGAAGCGGCTGGCATTGGCCGGCAACGAGTTCTCCGGGCCCATACCGGATGAGCTCAGCCAGCTCTGCGGCAGAATCGTTGAGCTGGACCTGTCAGGCAACCGGCTGGTTGGTGGCTTGCCGGCAAGCTTTGCCAAGTGCAGGTCACTCGAGGTGCTTGACCTCGGTGGCAACCAGCTCTCTGGGAGCTTTGTGGACGATGTCGTCAGCACCATCTCCTCGCTCCGCGTGCTGCGGCTGTCGTTCAACAACATCACCGGGCAGAACCCGCTGCCGGCGCTGGCGGCGGGTTGCCCATTGCTCGAGGTGGTCGACCTCGGGTCCAACGAGCTTGTCGGTGAGATCATGGAAGATCTCTGCTCATCACTGCCGTCGCTGCGGAAGCTGTTCCTCCCCAACAATTACCTCAATGGCACAGTGCCGAAGTCGCTGGGTAACTGCGCCAATCTGGAGTCCATTGATCTTAGCTTCAACCTCCTTGTTGGCAAGATTCCGGAGGAGATAATGGTGCTGCCGAAGCTTGTTGACCTGGTCATGTGGGCGAACGGCCTGTCCGGCGAGATCCCGGACATGCTTTGCTCCAACGGCACTACACTGGAGACGCTGGTGATAAGCTACAACAACTTCACTGGAGGCATCCCGGCTTCCATCTTCAGATGCGTCAACCTCATCTGGGTGTCGCTCTCCGGCAACCGCCTGACGGGGAGCGTGCCTCGCGGCTTCAGCAAGCTCCAGAAGCTCGCCATCCTGCAGCTCAACAAAAACCAGCTGTCTGGCCCTGTGCCGGCAGAGCTCGGCAGCTGCAACAACCTCATCTGGCTGGACCTCAACAGCAACAGCTTCACCGGAACCATACCGCCGGAGCTGGCTAGCCAGACAGGGCTCATTCCGGGGGGCATTGTTTCAGGGAAGCAGTTTGCGTTCCTGCGGAACGAGGCCGGCAACATCTGCCCTGGTGCTGGTGTGCTCTTCGAGTTCTTCGGCATCCGGCCTGAGAGGCTGGCTGCGTTCCCGACGGTGCACCTTTGCCCATCCACAAGGATCTACACCGGCACGACGGTCTACTCGTTCGACAAGAATGGGAGCATGATCTTCCTCGACATCTCCTACAACCGCCTCACCGGTGCGATCCCGGCGGGTCTTGGCAACATGATGTATCTGGAAGTCCTCAACCTGGGGCACAACGACCTCAACGGCACGATACCGTATGAGTTCTCAGGGCTCAAGCTAGTCGGCGCGCTTGACCTCTCAAACAACCATCTCACCGGTGGCATCCCCCCGGGCCTCGGTGGTCTCACTTTCCTTGCTGACTTGGACGTATCCAGCAACAACCTGTCTGGTCCGATTCCTTCGACTGGGCAGCTCACCACGTTTCCGCAGTCCCGGTATGCCAACAATTCTGGCCTCTGCGGCATCCCTCTGCCTCCCTGTGGCCATGACCCAGGGCAGGGAAGTGTGCCGTCAGCTTCATCTGATGGAAGGAGGAAGGTCGTCGGGGGAAGCATTCTTGTCGGAATCGTGCTCTCCATGCTcacgctgttgttgctgctggtcACCACCCTCTGCAAGCTCAGGAAGAACCAGAAGACTGAGGAGATGAGAACCGGGTACATTCAAAGCCTTCCAACATCTGGCACGACAAGCTGGAAGCTGTCAGGTGTTCACGAGCCACTGAGCATCAACGTGGCGACATTtgagaagcctctgaagaagctcACCTTCGCGCATCTCCTCGAGGCCACCAATGGCTTCAGTGCTGAGACTCTCATAGGCTCCGGCGGCTTTGGCGAGGTGTACAAGGCCAAGCTCAAGGACGGCACGGTTGTTGCCATCAAGAAGCTGATCCACTTCACAGGACAGGGCGACAGGGAATTCACGGCGGAGATGGAGACCATCGGCAAGATCAAGCACCGCAACCTCGTGCCGCTGCTCGGATACTGCAAGATTGGCGACGAGCGGCTCCTCGTGTACGAGTACATGAAGCATGGCAGCCTAGATGTTCTGCTGCACGACAAGGCCAAGACTGCTGGTGTGAAGCTGGACTGGGCAGCAAGGAAGAAGATCGCCATCGGTGCAGCAAGGGGGCTTGCCTTCCTCCACCACAGCTGCATCCCGCACATCATCCACCGGGACATGAAGTCAAGCAACGTGCTCCTTGACAGCAACCTGGAGGCCCGTGTCTCTGACTTCGGGATGGCAAGGCTGATGAATGCACTGGACACGCATCTGAGCGTCAGCACACTTGCAGGTACGCCCGGGTACGTGCCACCTGAGTACTACCAGAGCTTCCGGTGCACCACCAAGGGCGACGTGTACAGCTACGGGGTCGTGCTCCTGGAGCTTCTGTCAGGGAAGAAGCCCATCGACCCGACCGAGTTTGGAGACAACAATCTTGTCGGCTGGGCGAAGCAGATGGTCAAGGAGAACAGGAGCGGTGACATCTTCGATCCTACGCTGACGAACACCAAGTCAGGGGAAGCTGAGCTCTACCAGTATCTGAAGATCGCTCGCGACTGCTTGGACGACCGGCCCAACCAGAGGCCAACCATGATACAGGTCATGGCCATGTTCAAAGACCTGCACCTTGACCCCGACAGCGACTTCCTCGATGGGTTCTCGATCAACTCATCGACGATAGACGAATCGGCAGAGAAACCGACTTGA